The Salvelinus fontinalis isolate EN_2023a chromosome 24, ASM2944872v1, whole genome shotgun sequence genome has a segment encoding these proteins:
- the LOC129821973 gene encoding unconventional myosin-Ic-like isoform X4, with protein sequence MESALTARDRVGVQDFVLLENHTSEAAFIENLRKRFKENLIYTYIGSVLVSVNPYKDLEIYTKNHMERYRGVNFYEVSPHIYAVSDNSYRSMRTERKDQCILISGESGAGKTEASKKILQYYAVTCPASDQVETVKDRLLQSNPVLEAFGNAKTLRNDNSSRFGKYMDIQFDFKGAPVGGHILNYLLEKSRVVHQNHGERNFHIFYQLIEGGEEDLLRRLGLERNPQQYQYLVKGNCPKVSSINDRSDWKVVRKALSVIGFSEDEVEELLNIIASVLHLGNIQYGGEDSGNAYITTDTQIKYLARLLGVDGLVLKEALTHKKIIAKGEELKSPLNLEQAASARDALSKAVYGRTFTWLVNKINVSLAYRDETYKNASVIGLLDIYGFEVFQHNSFEQFCINYCNEKLQQLFIELTLKSEQDEYEAEGITWEPVQYFNNKIICDLVEEKFKGVISILDEECLRPGDASDITFLEKLENTVGGHAHLTTHKLADGKTRKVMGREEFRLLHYAGEVNYNVNGFLDKNNDLLFRNLKEVMCMSDNKILTQCFDRAELKDSKRPETAATQFKTSLAKLMEILMSKEPSYVRCIKPNDAKQAGRFDEVLIRHQVKYLGLMENLRVRRAGFAYRRHYETFLQRYKSLCPETWPSWQGKLADGVSTLVKHLGYKPEEYKLGRSKIFIRFPKTLFATEDALETRKHSLASKLQASWKGYSQKTKYRKLRSSAVVVQAWWKGILACRRARRRREAANTIRRFIKGFIYRHNERCPENEYFLDYVRYSFLMKLRRNLPKSVLDKSWPTPPTALIEASERLRKLYMQNMVWGYCKRINPEWKHQLEQKMVASEIFKNKKDNYPQSVPKLFVGTRLNGEEINPKVLQSLGSEKMKYAVPVTKYDRNGYKARPRQLLLTSNSAVIVEEAKLKQRIDYAALKGISVSSLSDGVFVLHVPTEDKKQKGDVVLQSDHIIETLTKVAICADKVNSININQGSITFTMGQGKEGIIDFTSGSELLVAKAKNGHLSVVSRNNGGI encoded by the exons cTACGCGGTGTCTGACAACTCCTACCGGTCCATGCGGACGGAGCGTAAGGACCAGTGCATCCTCATCTCGGGGGAGAGCGGTGCCGGCAAGACGGAGGCCTCAAAGAAGATCCTGCAGTACTACGCTGTGACCTGTCCCGCCAGCGACCAGGTGGAGACGGTCAAGGACCGCCTGCTGCAGTCCAACCCTGTCCTAGAG GCTTTTGGAAATGCCAAAACGTTACGCAACGACAACTCCAGCCGCTTCGGTAAATACATGGACATCCAGTTTGACTTCAAG GGTGCACCGGTGGGGGGCCACATCCTCAACTACCTGCTGGAGAAGTCACGGGTGGTGCACCAGAACCACGGCGAGAGGAACTTCCACATCTTCTACCAGCTGATTGAGGGGGGTGAGGAGGACCTGCTGCGGCGCCTGGGCCTGGAGAGGAACCCCCAACAGTACCAGTACCTCGTCAAG GGGAACTGTCCCAAGGTGAGCTCCATCAACGACCGTAGCGACTGGAAAGTGGTGAGGAAAGCCCTGTCTGTCATCGGCTTCAGCGAGGACGAGGTGGAG GAGCTGTTAAACATTATTGCCAGCGTTCTTCACTTGGGGAACATTCAGTATGGAGGAGAGGACAGCGGCAATGCCTacatcactacagacacacagATCAAATACCTGGCGAGG TTACTAGGTGTGGACGGTTTGGTCCTGAAAGAAGCGCTAACACACAAAAAGATCATCGCCAAAGGGGAAGAG CTGAAGAGCCCTCTGAACCTGGAGCAGGCAGCGTCGGCGCGGGACGCCCTGTCCAAGGCCGTGTACGGCCGTACCTTCACCTGGCTCGTCAACAAGATCAACGTCTCCCTGGCTTACAGG GACGAGACTTATAAGAATGCTTCTGTCATTGGTCTCCTGGATATCTATGGGTTTGAAGTCTTCCAGCACAACAG TTTTGAGCAGTTCTGCATTAACTACTGTAACGAGAAGCTGCAGCAGCTCTTCATCGAGCTCACCCTCAAGTCCGAGCAGGATGAGTACGAAGCAGAGGGAATCACG TGGGAGCCTGTGCAGTACTTCAACAACAAGATCATCTGTGATCTGGTGGAGGAGAAGTTCAAAGGCGTCATCTCCATTCTG gatGAGGAGTGCCTGAGGCCAGGTGACGCCAGTGACATCACCTTCCTGGAGAAGCTGGAGAATACTGTGGGAGGCCACGCCCACTTGACAAC TCACAAGCTGGCCGATGGAAAGACCCGGAAGGTGATGGGCCGAGAGGAGTTCAGACTGCTGCACTACGCTGGCGAGGTCAACTACAACgtcaacg gCTTTCTGGACAAGAACAATGACCTCCTCTTCAGGAACTTgaaagag GTCATGTGTATGTCTGATAATAAGATTCTGACCCAGTGCTTTGACCGGGCGGAGCTGAAGGACAGCAAGAGACCTGAGACG GCAGCGACCCAGTTCAAGACCAGCCTGGCGAAGTTAATGGAGATCCTGATGTCCAAGGAGCCGTCGTACGTGCGCTGCATCAAGCCCAACGATGCCAAGCAAGCAG gacggTTCGACGAGGTTCTCATCAGGCATCAGGTGAAGTACCTGGGTCTGATGGAGAACCTGCGCGTGAGGAGAGCTGGCTTTGCCTACCGCCGCCACTATGAGACCTTCCTCCAGAG GTATAAGTCCCTGTGCCCGGAGACCTGGCCTAGCTGGCAGGGCAAGCTGGCTGACGGAGTCTCCACACTGGTCAAACACCTGGGTTACAAACCTGAGGAGTACAAGCTGGGCAG ATCCAAAATCTTCATCCGTTTTCCAAAGACTCTGTTCGCCACGGAGGACGCGCTAGAAACGAGGAAACACAGCCTTG ccagCAAACTGCAGGCATCCTGGAAGGGCTACAGCCAGAAGACCAAATACCGCAAACTCAGATCATCAG CGGTGGTGGTCCAAGCGTGGTGGAAGGGCATCCTGGCCTGTAGGAGGGCACGACGTAGAAGGGAGGCCGCCAACACCATCCGCAG GTTCATCAAGGGCTTCATCTACCGCCATAATGAGCGTTGTCCTGAGAATGAGTACTTCCTGGATTATGTGCGCTACTCCTTCCTAATGAAGCTGCGCAGGAACCTCCCCAAGTCAGTCCTGGACAAGAGCTGGCCCACGCCACCAACCGCCCTCATCGAG GCGTCGGAACGGCTACGTAAACTGTACATGCAGAACATGGTGTGGGGCTACTGCAAGAGGATCAACCCAGAGTGGAAACACCAG TTGGAGCAGAAAATGGTGGCCAGTGAGATCTTCAAAAACAAGAAGGACAACTACCCCCAAAGTGTCCCAAAGCTCTTTGTGGGCACAAGACTCA atGGAGAGGAGATTAACCCCAAGGTGTTGCAGTCACTTGGCAGTGAGAAGATGAAG TATGCAGTCCCAGTGACCAAGTACGACAGGAATGGCTACAAGGCGCGACCAAGGCAGCTGCTTCTCACCTCCAACAGTGCCGTCATCGTAGAGGAGGCCAAGCTCAAGCAGCGCATCGACTACGCCGCCCTCAAAG GCATTTCAGTCAGCTCTCTCAGTGATGGCGTCTTCGTACTGCATGTGCCCACTGAAGACAAAAAACAGAAG GGAGATGTGGTGCTACAGAGTGACCACATCATCGAGACCCTGACCAAAGTGGCCATCTGTGCTGacaaggtcaacagcatcaacaTCAACCAGGGAAG tatAACTTTCACGATGGGCCAAGGTAAAGAAGGGATCATAGACTTCACCTCTGGCTCTGAGCTGCTGGTTGCCAAGGCGAAGAATGGCCACCTCTCAGTGGTGAGTCGGAATAACGGAGGGATATAA
- the LOC129821973 gene encoding unconventional myosin-Ic-like isoform X3 yields MKYRATTLGSDGVRITMESALTARDRVGVQDFVLLENHTSEAAFIENLRKRFKENLIYTYIGSVLVSVNPYKDLEIYTKNHMERYRGVNFYEVSPHIYAVSDNSYRSMRTERKDQCILISGESGAGKTEASKKILQYYAVTCPASDQVETVKDRLLQSNPVLEAFGNAKTLRNDNSSRFGKYMDIQFDFKGAPVGGHILNYLLEKSRVVHQNHGERNFHIFYQLIEGGEEDLLRRLGLERNPQQYQYLVKGNCPKVSSINDRSDWKVVRKALSVIGFSEDEVEELLNIIASVLHLGNIQYGGEDSGNAYITTDTQIKYLARLLGVDGLVLKEALTHKKIIAKGEELKSPLNLEQAASARDALSKAVYGRTFTWLVNKINVSLAYRDETYKNASVIGLLDIYGFEVFQHNSFEQFCINYCNEKLQQLFIELTLKSEQDEYEAEGITWEPVQYFNNKIICDLVEEKFKGVISILDEECLRPGDASDITFLEKLENTVGGHAHLTTHKLADGKTRKVMGREEFRLLHYAGEVNYNVNGFLDKNNDLLFRNLKEVMCMSDNKILTQCFDRAELKDSKRPETAATQFKTSLAKLMEILMSKEPSYVRCIKPNDAKQAGRFDEVLIRHQVKYLGLMENLRVRRAGFAYRRHYETFLQRYKSLCPETWPSWQGKLADGVSTLVKHLGYKPEEYKLGRSKIFIRFPKTLFATEDALETRKHSLASKLQASWKGYSQKTKYRKLRSSAVVVQAWWKGILACRRARRRREAANTIRRFIKGFIYRHNERCPENEYFLDYVRYSFLMKLRRNLPKSVLDKSWPTPPTALIEASERLRKLYMQNMVWGYCKRINPEWKHQLEQKMVASEIFKNKKDNYPQSVPKLFVGTRLNGEEINPKVLQSLGSEKMKYAVPVTKYDRNGYKARPRQLLLTSNSAVIVEEAKLKQRIDYAALKGISVSSLSDGVFVLHVPTEDKKQKGDVVLQSDHIIETLTKVAICADKVNSININQGSITFTMGQGKEGIIDFTSGSELLVAKAKNGHLSVVSRNNGGI; encoded by the exons cTACGCGGTGTCTGACAACTCCTACCGGTCCATGCGGACGGAGCGTAAGGACCAGTGCATCCTCATCTCGGGGGAGAGCGGTGCCGGCAAGACGGAGGCCTCAAAGAAGATCCTGCAGTACTACGCTGTGACCTGTCCCGCCAGCGACCAGGTGGAGACGGTCAAGGACCGCCTGCTGCAGTCCAACCCTGTCCTAGAG GCTTTTGGAAATGCCAAAACGTTACGCAACGACAACTCCAGCCGCTTCGGTAAATACATGGACATCCAGTTTGACTTCAAG GGTGCACCGGTGGGGGGCCACATCCTCAACTACCTGCTGGAGAAGTCACGGGTGGTGCACCAGAACCACGGCGAGAGGAACTTCCACATCTTCTACCAGCTGATTGAGGGGGGTGAGGAGGACCTGCTGCGGCGCCTGGGCCTGGAGAGGAACCCCCAACAGTACCAGTACCTCGTCAAG GGGAACTGTCCCAAGGTGAGCTCCATCAACGACCGTAGCGACTGGAAAGTGGTGAGGAAAGCCCTGTCTGTCATCGGCTTCAGCGAGGACGAGGTGGAG GAGCTGTTAAACATTATTGCCAGCGTTCTTCACTTGGGGAACATTCAGTATGGAGGAGAGGACAGCGGCAATGCCTacatcactacagacacacagATCAAATACCTGGCGAGG TTACTAGGTGTGGACGGTTTGGTCCTGAAAGAAGCGCTAACACACAAAAAGATCATCGCCAAAGGGGAAGAG CTGAAGAGCCCTCTGAACCTGGAGCAGGCAGCGTCGGCGCGGGACGCCCTGTCCAAGGCCGTGTACGGCCGTACCTTCACCTGGCTCGTCAACAAGATCAACGTCTCCCTGGCTTACAGG GACGAGACTTATAAGAATGCTTCTGTCATTGGTCTCCTGGATATCTATGGGTTTGAAGTCTTCCAGCACAACAG TTTTGAGCAGTTCTGCATTAACTACTGTAACGAGAAGCTGCAGCAGCTCTTCATCGAGCTCACCCTCAAGTCCGAGCAGGATGAGTACGAAGCAGAGGGAATCACG TGGGAGCCTGTGCAGTACTTCAACAACAAGATCATCTGTGATCTGGTGGAGGAGAAGTTCAAAGGCGTCATCTCCATTCTG gatGAGGAGTGCCTGAGGCCAGGTGACGCCAGTGACATCACCTTCCTGGAGAAGCTGGAGAATACTGTGGGAGGCCACGCCCACTTGACAAC TCACAAGCTGGCCGATGGAAAGACCCGGAAGGTGATGGGCCGAGAGGAGTTCAGACTGCTGCACTACGCTGGCGAGGTCAACTACAACgtcaacg gCTTTCTGGACAAGAACAATGACCTCCTCTTCAGGAACTTgaaagag GTCATGTGTATGTCTGATAATAAGATTCTGACCCAGTGCTTTGACCGGGCGGAGCTGAAGGACAGCAAGAGACCTGAGACG GCAGCGACCCAGTTCAAGACCAGCCTGGCGAAGTTAATGGAGATCCTGATGTCCAAGGAGCCGTCGTACGTGCGCTGCATCAAGCCCAACGATGCCAAGCAAGCAG gacggTTCGACGAGGTTCTCATCAGGCATCAGGTGAAGTACCTGGGTCTGATGGAGAACCTGCGCGTGAGGAGAGCTGGCTTTGCCTACCGCCGCCACTATGAGACCTTCCTCCAGAG GTATAAGTCCCTGTGCCCGGAGACCTGGCCTAGCTGGCAGGGCAAGCTGGCTGACGGAGTCTCCACACTGGTCAAACACCTGGGTTACAAACCTGAGGAGTACAAGCTGGGCAG ATCCAAAATCTTCATCCGTTTTCCAAAGACTCTGTTCGCCACGGAGGACGCGCTAGAAACGAGGAAACACAGCCTTG ccagCAAACTGCAGGCATCCTGGAAGGGCTACAGCCAGAAGACCAAATACCGCAAACTCAGATCATCAG CGGTGGTGGTCCAAGCGTGGTGGAAGGGCATCCTGGCCTGTAGGAGGGCACGACGTAGAAGGGAGGCCGCCAACACCATCCGCAG GTTCATCAAGGGCTTCATCTACCGCCATAATGAGCGTTGTCCTGAGAATGAGTACTTCCTGGATTATGTGCGCTACTCCTTCCTAATGAAGCTGCGCAGGAACCTCCCCAAGTCAGTCCTGGACAAGAGCTGGCCCACGCCACCAACCGCCCTCATCGAG GCGTCGGAACGGCTACGTAAACTGTACATGCAGAACATGGTGTGGGGCTACTGCAAGAGGATCAACCCAGAGTGGAAACACCAG TTGGAGCAGAAAATGGTGGCCAGTGAGATCTTCAAAAACAAGAAGGACAACTACCCCCAAAGTGTCCCAAAGCTCTTTGTGGGCACAAGACTCA atGGAGAGGAGATTAACCCCAAGGTGTTGCAGTCACTTGGCAGTGAGAAGATGAAG TATGCAGTCCCAGTGACCAAGTACGACAGGAATGGCTACAAGGCGCGACCAAGGCAGCTGCTTCTCACCTCCAACAGTGCCGTCATCGTAGAGGAGGCCAAGCTCAAGCAGCGCATCGACTACGCCGCCCTCAAAG GCATTTCAGTCAGCTCTCTCAGTGATGGCGTCTTCGTACTGCATGTGCCCACTGAAGACAAAAAACAGAAG GGAGATGTGGTGCTACAGAGTGACCACATCATCGAGACCCTGACCAAAGTGGCCATCTGTGCTGacaaggtcaacagcatcaacaTCAACCAGGGAAG tatAACTTTCACGATGGGCCAAGGTAAAGAAGGGATCATAGACTTCACCTCTGGCTCTGAGCTGCTGGTTGCCAAGGCGAAGAATGGCCACCTCTCAGTGGTGAGTCGGAATAACGGAGGGATATAA
- the si:dkey-118k5.3 gene encoding protein NLRC3 codes for MAVGPCSISLQEHRVQLVESWSQNVTHLQELLYQVGALTEEDLSLVRGGGHLGVRDSMRNLLDVLHGRGEEACRAFFHVLQSQRANKESESMLTAIPPEGSGTSSNGSGPTNMQEHLRKHKDILGRQHSPVDYLSIKTIRCSSSESSDESCSFIDITLSRCVGYTVPLQYHQHEVAMVGDAFRSQDQVCTFQDVCQSLLSVPGEDVSLLSGVAGSGKTTVVRRLVHEWAKDSGSQKIVLSLSFRELNLLSEPQSLQELLLVHYSHLKPVLPWVIDSQPGRILLILDGLDEFRFPLEFERSPKCSDSERKLGMGEMVVNLIKGHLLPGISILVTSRPHAVSKVPPLLVTQLYSILGFSKDQQRHYFEQSCNSPLVASAMWGYVSSYQPLQLMCRIPAFCWIVSTALRDRAPCCLSQVTTTTLPNTVRTMPAGSSDTSTSNNRAEEATPTLSTFSSTVPRVMLMSGHVKPITITEIYCCFLKSILVFHGEGHSQEGCSPQCLQEAPRVLQEMRPMLRDLGALAFKGLLERRFLFDQADLSSFSLDCSGLSKTFLVEILREDRASLTCQRSFHFIHTSVQEFLAALYYVLQALSGSDPFSELKSAVGVALFPVALHKVLTSTADKLLRPRRLLRRYVKKAFSWGGHHQSGHMDLFCRFVSGLLVPQTRVILDGLFRGRSQILPSPSSSLPVPSPPPTPPFLLSLLHSQLQCGRLSPERKVNVCHCLYEAQDPGLAQRLQGWLQVLAQQQVSDQSGPAKRDWSELAFLLQLTPDLQDLNLEAQGLDAEGLRRLLPVLPLFSTLRLAQNPLGPEGAGVLACAMQSPDCRVERLWVVGTGLGCKGLKVLTDGLKDNHTVVDLRMAINHIGDVGAGCLADLLRTNHTLKDIRLRDNQITDKGALLLLEALTENTTLEQLWMFDNKLSKEGVRKLKEFAKSTSHLDIKVCI; via the exons ATGGCGGTGGGGCCATGCAGTATATCCCTACAAGAGCATCGTGTGCAACTGGTGGAGAGCTGGAGCCAAAATGTCACCCACCTCCAGGAGCTTCTTTACCAGGTTGGGGCTCTTACTGAGGAGGACCTCAGcctggtgagaggaggaggtcaCCTGGGAGTGAGGGACTCCATGAGGAATCTGCTGGATGTGTTACACGGGCGTGGAGAAGAAGCCTGTCGAGCATTCTTTCATGTTCTACAGTCACAGAGAGCCAACAAGGAGTCTGAGTCTATGCTAACTGCTATCCCACCTGAGGGCTCTGGAACCAGCAGCAATGGCTCTGGTCCAACCAACATGCAGGAGCACTTGAGGAAGCACAAGGACATATTAGGCAGGCAGCACAGTCCTGTTGATTACCTTAGTATCAAGACTATTAGGTGTAGTAGTTCAGAGAGTAGTGATGAGTCTTGTTCCTTTATAGATATCACATTGTCCAGGTGCGTGGGCTACACTGTTCCCCTGCAGTACCACCAGCACGAGGTAGCCATGGTGGGTGATGCCTTCCGGAGCCAGGACCAGGTCTGTACCTTTCAAGATGTCTGCCAGAGTCTGCTGTCTGTTCCAGGAGAGGACGTGAGTCTGCTCTCCGGGGTGGCCGGCAGTGGGAAGACCACGGTGGTGAGACGGCTGGTTCATGAATGGGCAAAGGACTCCGGATCCCAGAAGATAGTCCTGTCCCTATCCTTCAGAGAGCTCAATCTGCTCAGTGAGCCTCAGAGCCTGCAGGAGCTTCTCCTGGTGCACTACAGCCACCTCAAACCTGTCCTTCCCTGGGTCATTGACTCCCAACCTGGCCGGATCCTACTCATCTTGGACGGGCTCGATGAGTTCCGCTTCCCCCTGGAATTTGAGCGGAGCCCCAAGTGCTCGGACTCAGAGCGGAAGCTGGGCATGGGGGAGATGGTGGTGAACTTGATCAAGGGTCACCTCCTCCCCGGTATCTCCATCCTGGTCACATCGCGGCCCCACGCCGTCTCCAAGGTCCCTCCCCTGCTGGTGACCCAGCTCTACAGCATCCTGGGCTTCTCTAAAGACCAGCAGAGGCACTACTTTGAGCAGAGCTGCAACTCTCCCCTGGTGGCCTCTGCCATGTGGGGCTACGTTTCCTCCTACCAGCCCCTCCAGCTCATGTGTCGTATACCAGCCTTCTGCTGGATCGTCTCCACTGCCCTGCGTGATAGAGCCCCCTGCTGCCTTAGCCaagtcaccaccaccactctgccCAATACAGTTAGGACAATGCCAGCAGGCTCCAGTGATACCTCCACCTCCAACAACAGGGCTGAAGAAGCCACTCCAACCCTTTCCACTTTCTCCTCCACTGTTCCCAGGGTGATGTTAATGAGCGGCCATGTCAAGCCCATCACCATCACAGAGATCTACTGTTGCTTTCTCAAGTCCATCCTGGTGTTCCACGGAGAGGGCCACAGTCAGGAAGGCTGCAGCCCGCAGTGTCTCCAGGAGGCCCCGCGGGTCCTACAGGAGATGCGACCCATGCTGAGAGACCTGGGAGCCCTTGCCTTCAAGGGCTTGCTGGAGCGACGCTTCCTCTTCGACCAGGCTGATCTGAGCTCTTTCTCCCTGGACTGTAGTGGGCTGTCCAAGACCTTCCTGGTGGAGATCCTCCGAGAGGACCGGGCCTCGCTCACCTGCCAGAGGAGCTTCCACTTCATCCACACTAGTGTACAGGAGTTCCTGGCTGCTCTGTACTACGTCCTGCAGGCCCTCTCCGGCTCAGACCCATTCTCGGAGCTCAAGTCAGCCGTTGGTGTAGCCCTGTTTCCAGTCGCCCTGCACAAAGTGTTAACCTCCACTGCTGATAAGCTGCTGAGGCCCAGACGGCTCCTGCGCAGATATGTCAAGAAGGCTTTCTCCTGGGGTGGACACCATCAGTCTGGTCACATGGACCTCTTCTGCAG ATTTGTATCTGGCTTATTGGTACCTCAAACCCGTGTCATCCTGGATGGACTATTCCGAGGCAGATCACAAATactcccatctccctcctcctctctgcccgtgccctctcctcctcccacccctCCCTTTCTTCTGAGCCTGCTCCACTCCCAGCTCCAATGTGGCAGACTGAGTCCAGAGAGGAAGGTCAACGTGTGCCACTGCCTGTACGAGGCCCAGGACCCAGGCCTGGCCCAGCGTCTACAAGGCTGGCTGCAGGTCCTGGCCCAACAACAGGTGTCAGACCAGTCTGGCCCAGCCAAGAGGGACTGGAGCGAGCTGGCCTTCCTGCTGCAGCTGACCCCAGACCTGCAGGATCTGAATCTGGAGGCCCAGGGGCTGGACGCAGAGGGCCTGCGCAGACTGCTGCCTGTACTCCCTCTCTTCAGCACCCTCAG GCTAGCGCAGAATCCACTGGGTCCAGAGGGGGCAGGTGTGTTAGCCTGTGCCATGCAGAGCCCAGACTGCCGTGTCGAGAGACTGTG GGTGGTGGGAACAGGACTGGGTTGTAAGGGACTCAAGGTGCTTACAGATGGACTGAAAGACAACCACACAGTGGTCGACCTCAG GATGGCCATCAATCACATTGGCGATGTGGGAGCAGGCTGTCTGGCGGATCTACTGCGGACCAATCATACACTTAAAGATATCAG GCTCCGTGACAATCAGATTACTGATAAGGGAGCATTACTCCTCCTGGAAGCCCTGACTGAGAATACCACTCTGGAACAGCTCTG GATGTTTGACAACAAGTTGTCGAAAGAGGGAGTCAGGAAGCTGAAGGAGTTCGCCAAGAGCACATCTCATCTGGACATCAAAGTGTGCATCTGA